Within the Hevea brasiliensis isolate MT/VB/25A 57/8 chromosome 2, ASM3005281v1, whole genome shotgun sequence genome, the region ACCCATTTCAAATGATGCAGGTTCTCAACaaagtaaaattatatttattctaGTTGGCAATAAACTCATAATTTACTGCCAGCTGATAAACAGATTAATTCTTGGCTATGGTTTTAAGTGTGACAAGCTAGCATCCAATGCCATGTGCTCCTTCACAATCTTGAAAGTGATTGAATTATGGagaattttcatatatatatatattaattattattaataataaaaataacaaaaatgtTAAGTATCAGGAAACTATTAAGTCATattaaataatagtaataataaaataaggataaaattgataaataaaaaaataataaagtgcCAGCTTATCACTTTGAGATAAACATATTTTGAAAACcaactttattatatttttatagatAGATAcattcaattaaaataatttttatttaagcaGCAAACTCCAACAAGTTCTTCTCTCTTTAATGATTTGAAGAAATAACTTACTCTTACTTAGTTCTCAATTAAGGTTTTCTTCAAAAAAGCCGAAGTCGTCTTCGGTGGGTTTCCTTGCCCTTCAGGGTAGAGGGAAGCCTTCTTTGGTAGCCGTATAGGCTCGTCTGTCTCTGTATTCTCTTTATTCTCTAATTTGATTGTAGAGATCTTTTTAATTCGGGTGGTTTTGCAGATCATGTGCTTATTTGAGAGGGATTATGTTTCTTTGATTTGTGTTTGTTGTGATGTGATAGCTTTGGTGAAGGTTCTCAACTTTAGGGCAAATTCAAGAAAGACAACATTGAGGATTAAGAGCTAGTGTCCCGAAAAACTGCTCGCTAATGCTTCATGACTTGATGAGATTGAAAGGTCATGACCTCTGTTTTCTTCTCCCCCCAAGTTAAAGGTGAGAGAATTTCAGTGGCTCCTTCCAGAGATGAAGGTTATTGTTGGGTTTTTTAGGGTTTCTCCTCAGCCTGCTTGGTTTTCAAGCCTTGCATGGGTTGGCAACAACACCTTTTTTATAGTCTTCGATGGGTGGCTCTGGTTCTGttgggatcttaataaagcagcaTTGAGCATGTTTCTTGACTTACTACTTGAGTGTAGAACTACTTTTATTGCTAGACCTGCACTTTGGTTTGAGTATTCTTATGTAAAACTATGCTTTGTGTTTTATATTTATACTGTGCCAATGGACTTTTATGCAATGACaaatacattaaaaaaataataataataatttttattttaattaattaaataagctAAAAGTTGAGTTTGACAGTGCTCCATAGCCAAATAATAGACAGGATTAAACTTAATCACATCTTCACATGGtttaaaagtaaattaaattaaaagtccTTTTCAATGTAGGTTGTTACACCAttctataaaaaattaaaaatttaaatcttaattataaattaataataaaataaaataaaataaatcagcAAATATATCAAGCAAATTGTAATGCAATTGAATATAACATGTGTAGGATGTACTCTTTATATGTATAGGTGGGCTTTAGTTTATGTATACATATTTAAAGGGATTCATAGCTCTGTTTTTTATAGCTGGCAAATCACATTAGCGTAAGGAATCAGTGTCCTTGTTTTATTATTTCGATTTCTCCCGCATGTTTCATATTAGGTATCTGCCGAGCcatttgtttattttaattttcaaaatctgtttaaaatgttgaattttataaaattttgatttaattaatttttttatttgaaacgaaagaatttaattttatttaatttaaaaaattttcaattaaaaaaaataaacatatttttttggaatttaattgaattttttattataaataatttattaaaaaaccattaaaaattttaaaaaaattcccAAAATTGGGATTTGTGCcctcattaattaattatataaaattatctaAGCTTGTTTGGTGGGTGGTATGGTAGAGAGCTAAGTCTTGCTTCAAATGAGTAGGCAATAAGGAGACTTGGTCTTCTAAGCCTCTTTTTGCATCAGCCTCTGCATCAACTCCTTTGGATAGTCAACGATACTATATGGATGGTTTGAGAGGTTTCCGCTGACTGTGTATCAAGGGTGACAGCGATTTTGCTAAGACAGTATCACTGTGAACGGTTTTGTTGTATGCGGTTTTGGAAGGTAGAGGGCAGGTTTTTGTGGGTTGCTTTCCTAGTTTTAGCCTTTGGTCCTTACGCTACTTCGGAGCAGGTAGCCCGTTGGCTGTTACCGTCGCCTGTAGAGGCAAGAATGCATCAGTCATTTCTCCGTTCTTCCAAAACTGCAATAACTGTCACTCGCTTCGCTATCTCGCAAGAAGCACAATCACTCTTCTTCCACTCTTCTTCAGCCCATCACCGCCAGCAACAGCAGCAAGAACAAAAAGGTGAAAAACAAAAGCAACAGAAACTAAAACAAGAATCTTCTAATTCCATTGACATCTCCAAATCCCCAATTGGGTCGCCATCTCGAGTCCAGAAACTCATAGCTTCCCAATCAGATCCTTTCCTCGCCAAAGAAATCTTCGATTTCGCTTCTCGCCAACCTAATTTTCAACATTCTTACTCTTCGTATCTcgtccttattctcaaacttggCCGTTCCAAATACTTCTCTTTCATAGATGACCTTCTAGTTGACTTAAAATCCAAACATTATCCAGTTACTTCAACTCTTTTCTCTTACATAATCAAAATCTATGGCGAGGCCAACCTGCCAGATAAGGTTCTCAAAACTTTCTATAAAATGCTTGAATTTAACTTCAAGCCTTTGCCCAAACATCTCAATCGCATTCTTGAATTTCTTGTTTCTCACCGGAACTATATAAAAACTGCTTTGGATCTTTTCAATAATGCTCATAGATATGGTGTTTCGCCCAACACTAAATCATATAACATTTTGATGCGAGCTTTTTGTTTAAGTGGGGAACTTAGTATTGCATACAAGATGTTCAATCAAATGTTCAAAAGAGATGTTTTACCGGATGTTGAATCTTACCGAATTTTGATGCAGGGATTGTGTAGGAAAAGTCAGGTTAATGGAGCTGTTGATTTGTTGGAGGACATGTTGAATAAAGGGTTTGTGCCGGATACTTTATAAAGGGGTTGAGATGGGTCTCTTGTATGTTGCAACACTATGTATCTCTTGCCCAATAGGCTTGGCAATGCAAATATtgcattttaaaatatatatatattatgactttattcattttgtttttttttatccaAGAACAACCACCTAAATAAGCAAGCTCAACAACTATTAGTTACCAATCTCCAAGCATGGAGAGGGGGAGTGAGGGTGGGAGGGAACAACTACCTAATTAAGCAGGCTCAACAACTTTTAGTTATCAATCTCCAAGCATGCATAGACCCTCCAAAAGACAATGGCCATGGACATCAATCGGTGGTTCTGCTCCAATAAATCTACAAATACTGCACAAACATAAGAAAAGCGCTCTCTTTCTCATGGACTCTAGATCTACAACAACACAATAAAAAGAAGCATATTTACTCCCAAACTCAGCGATGGAGAGCGCACACACATTAGGATGAGATAGAAAACGATGACTTCCCCTGTCCATAGTTTGGGGAAGCAACCAAAACCCAATGAGAAGTTCGTTTGGACCGAGATTAACATAccaaaaaggagagaaaaagtCTATCTTTATAACTTAGAAAAAAAGTCATTTCTCGAGTGCACTAATTTTAAGTGTAAGTAAATCTAACCATGAAAATAGCCATTTGCATATCGTAACGTGCTTTATCTATTTAAAACCAATAAATTTTTTATGCAATTTTtcattttcaaaaaattaaaatcaattacttaaattagaaaaaaaattatttaaatttaaatttataaatttcaaagTTAATtgctatttaaaatatattataacttTTCATAGACCCGGTCCAATTCAGTCCTGATAATTGCAGATTATGAAAAGATTAGTTATGCAACTATTAGTAATCTACATTACGAACGGAAGCTCAATCAATTAATCATAAATCAAGCCTTGTTTTATTCAATGGAAGTTCATACATTACAAATGGAACCAAATTACTCTTGTTTAAGAAAGGAAACAAACTTTCTCATCAACTCCGATGCCTTGTCATGGTTGGGATAACGAATATGGAAGCAGTGTTCTTCCTTTTCGTTTTCAACAAGTTCAAAGCTTCCTTTCCATCCACTTTTCTTCAGCTTCTCATGGTAGTTTTTGCCCACAGGGTTCAAATGGTCTTTCTCAGCTACAAAAATCAACACTCTCTCACACCCAAGCCTCCCAATATCCTCCACAGGCGGGTTCATCCTTGGATCATCCAAACCTCTATTATCTGGACACATGTACAGCCACATTTCATCATCTTCAGTGCCACCAAAATATGGGTGCACCAAAATCAGCCCAACCACCTTTACTCCGGCGGGTAACCCGATTGTCCCGACCCGAAACGCCGAAGTATGCGATATGTTACCCCCTGCACTATCCCCACCAATAAAAACTTGCGCAAAATTAGCATGATCATTCAACCACTGCTCGGGTCCATTCCGATTCACATGAGACGCCACCCATTGAAGCGCTGCCCACGAATCTTCATAGCATGCGGGTATGGGTCGGGTTGGGAAGAGACCGTACTCTACGGAGACAACGAGGACGTTAGCCTCAGCAGCTAGAGCAGCACAGTAACTGTGGTAGGCTGGGGAAAAGGCAGACATCATGGAGAAACCACCTCCATGAATGTAAAATAAGAGAGGGAGTTTCTGATTAGGGTTTTGGAGTTTTGGTAAGAAAATACGGACAGATACAGAGGGTTGGGTTGAGATGGTCACATCTTTGGATTGGACTCCGCTGGCCGGGTCATCAAATGGTGGGATTGTTTCACAGGTTGGCATGAACATGTGGATGCGACCATCTTTGTACACCCTGAAGAATCTGAACTCGTGGGCAACTTCATTATCAGCTGATTCCattgaaaaaataaagaaaaggaagGGTTATCAGAGGCAAGAACCGGAAATATAAGTTTGGGGAAGATAGATAGAGTTTTGGAATTGTTACGCGCTCTTGTTAGAGGCAAATGGAGGGTTTTATCGTAATTAAAAGCGATCTGGAAAGGAAAGGATCTTCTAGCTACCGTTCTCGAGTTGACTCATTGTTACTTAACGGTTAATACCACACTTAACGGTCCAGACGACTGAGAAAGACAAGTAGTTTTCGGACATAGAAACAAACAGAGGACCAGCCTTCCCCAGGCATCACTTGCATAAGCTGGATTGAAACACAATTGCAACAAACGCCGACAAGTTGTAAAATGAATATTTTTCCAGCCAGAGTTATATATAAATAAGGGAAGACAAAAACAATTCTCATTTTTCATTAGAAGCTTGAGGTTATATCTGCCTGATTTAACAGAGTATAAAATAGCAACTAACCCCACATCAGGCCGTGACAGTAATTGAGGAGGTCTTGAATAGTGATGGGCCCTTGTAACATGTCAGAACAAATGCTCCTGTGATTGATACTATGGTTCCCAAGGATTTTGTTAGGCTGATTGTGCTTCTCTAATCTAGTTTTTCCATCCTTAATCACGCATTCAAAAATATGTGAGCTCACACACTGGGAATATGGAGGATGTTAAAATTTCTAGCGATATTAATTGTTCTTTATCTGTTAATATTGCAGTACAGCAACCACCTGTTTCAAACTTTCTATTAACTTATGGTTTGgttcaaatttttattattttgtaaattagtatttatatatttttatttttctttaaattaaaaaatatatttaataaatatataatctttttttaataattttaatcattaTTCATTAACACCATCGTACTTATCAACAACCATTCCTTCATTACCACAACTAACATAATCAtttggtgatggtggtggtggtggtgggctGCCACCCTATACACCACCGTCACcgcttaatataaataaaatattaataaagctATTACAAGTAAAAAAATCATATATTTATCAAATATGCTATTAAATAACTATTTTTAGTTTGAAGATATATAAAGATTTTTAAGATACAAAAATCAAAAACTAAAAAGTTGAACCGAACCGCACCTTATTGAATGGTAAAAACTGATTACAGTAACATTTAGCTTTTCTCTTATATCTCAGCTACTTTCAAGCTTTTCTTTACATTTCTCAAACTACCAACTAATTTTTAACTAACTACAGTAACTGATAACGGCAAAAGCATTTACTTAACTACCATCAGTCCTCAGAGAAACACGTTATATCATTGTGGCTTACAGGAAATAAGCAAAAGGGAGATTTATAGTTGTATTTATGTTTTTGTTTATCTTATGTACTGTACATATGAAATTCTCTACAAGCGACTATATTTCTTCAACTCTGGCTTGCAACAGTGGGACTTTTTCCTTGGATGATCTGAAACTCCCCACACCTGTCTCACTATTCATGTAGTCATCTTCTTTGGCCTTTCCCCACATCACAGCATAAAATCCAGTTACAGTAATGCTTGCTCCAATAAAACTGCAAGCAGTTTAACCATAAGAttatcaattttctttttctttttcaagaAATAAAATTGAGAATTCAAAGAATAAGAAATGCCAGAACTCAATAAGATTAGTTGGTCTTGGCATGACTTTAATTGCAACTATTGCCTGTATTTGGATTGCTTTTCTCTACTTATGGTCTACTCTATGGGTATAAAAGCTGTACCAAGTTCAAGCACCCTGAATTCGATACATCCGAAGTCCATCATCACCACTTTCAATTCTTGATAGGTGACTGCCACTCCTGTGATCAATTTGATTCTCTGTGACTGTGCTTGCTTACTGGATCTTCCTAAGTAGTTTGTCCTGGTCTTATACCATCATCATCTTGTTAAATGTTTTTGGGTGACGTTGGACTTGCAGCAAACATAAATCAATTCAGGAATGCTGCCTAATTCAGTATCTAAAGAACTACAAGGGATTAGGAATGGAATTTGTTCTCCCAGTATGAGTTTCCCACTGTAAAAGACGTCCAAGAAGAGGGGAATACCATACCAGTTTGCACTACTTTAAAACTGATTGAATAAAAAAGAATGTTATTGAATTAATATAAGAAAGAGGTGAAAAATGGATTTGATCAGTTACATTCCGAGACGAAGCACTTCTCCTAAAAAGATGACATCCATTATTAAAGCAAAGATAATCCCCAAGGACTTGAACACAGAAACATAGACAGGTCCCGTTTTCGACAGACACCATGCACACAAACTGCTACGAAATACAATTGAAACAACTGCCTACATGTTCAAATGATAATAAAGTCACATAGAGGTAAATTGGGGAAAAAAATTCTTATTTTTCATTTGAAGCTAGAAGTTATATTTGCCCAATTTAACCTCTTTTTCCAAGGACTAGTTCTTGCCATAGTGCACGTACATGATTATTCTGTAGGCATTTCTGGAATAATTTATCAGCAGTTAGAGGTAATACATGAACTTCATTatcttaaaatttccattttaattggtttatatTTCAGTCTTGAAATTAGAAGAGAATTTAGGTTTGCTATATGCTTACTGAGTATGATGTAGAAAACAACCCCATATCAAGCTTTAATTGCCATGCACCGGAATCTTCAACTACTATCAGTGAGTACAAGGCAGACAGCATGGTACCAAAGAAGCAGAGGTAAAACATTATGGTAAGCACTGCTGTGAACTTCTTAAGGATTAATGCCTgtcaaaactccacaagatataAAATCAGCATAATAACTGAATTACCTTTTTTCTCCCTCCCCtttttaattaagtttttttcTAACGAAGTGGGGAATCAAACCTGCAATATATACCATGCTGAACTCAAAAGTGCTTCAGCTGCAAATAGAAGTCCACCGAGAATCTAGATTGATTTTGATGCAAGAAATTGTTGCGGGGGTAAAACAGTAACTGAAGACGTCTTCATGATTGGTGGGcctttgtaaaatgtcatgataAATGCTCCAGTGAGTGAAACAATCGCCCCCAAGGATTTAGCTAGGCTTGTTGTGCTTCTCCAATCTAGCTTTTCCATCCTAAAGCACCTCCCATTCAGCAAAACAACGCAGGCTTGCAATATAGCAGCATAATGAATATGCTCTGAAAATCACAACCATTTTATCATGTATAATTTGACCATATTATCAGTATCCAACTGAAATCAAGTTGAAAGAATATGGTCAACTTATACTTGTTTTGGGTTCTGTCCAAAGCTTTATTGCAGCGAAAAAAGCCTGATGGAAGGCGACCAATTTATGTATCAAAGCTTAATTATTATTCCCATTTAACAAGTGGCTTCTAACGCCAAAAATTTCATGCTTAGATGGGTGGAAAAACTGTTTTGCCCATAATTGGTTTGAAACAGAGATGGTGTAGATATTTTCACCAGTGACCTTATTTATCCGTAACAGCACAGAATTCTGATACTAAATAACCAGAATCGAGGAGAAAACGACCTGAAAATTATGGCAAGTATAAAAGTAAAAGCTGGAATAAGGTTGAGCATGGCTGAGCCAAGCATAGGAGATCCGCACTCTAAACCAGCATATGTACAAGTCAGTGAAACGAATCTGCATGtataagaagaaaatgaaaatcaaACAACACCCCTAACTTGAATAAATCCAGAGGAAAAAAGTAATTCTATAGAATCAATTTGATCTTCTAGGACGCAGGAAGTAAATAATTAAGGACAAATAGATACAAACCCAAACAGGGCAAGTAAGAAGATTTTACTGAGCGTGGAGAAGGTGAATGAATCCCTGTTTGATCTACCAAGAAAAAGTAGTTTCAATTGCAACTTCTTGAGTAACTATTTAAGGAGAAACATGGAgctaatttggagtgaaaaatatcCAAACCTGTCCAATATTAAGGCACAAGGAAGGAGCAGAAGGGTGGAAAGGGCAAAGGAGTAGAAAACAAGGACATTCTTGTTCATCCCTCTGGAGATGGCTACTTTGGCTACTACCATGTTTGTAATATGAGCCAGAATCACACTTACCATTCCTATGAAAGGCAGCAAGGTCCTCTTATTACAAAGCCCTACACCCATCTCTCTGTTGCAGCAACAGAATTTTCTTTGTGGGTCATGCCAAATAATTGCAAGACTTTCAGCAATTTGCAGTGGAAAATGGCGAGAAATTATTCAGATACTTCCAGTAGCAGAATTGTAGCATGAAATGAtgtttttattgatatttttgcTGATGCAACCAAATGTAATGTGATCGGTTACAAAGTAATGGCTGTCCATGTATTAAGCTGCAAATCCAAGAAGTTTGTCTTGCACTACTAGTTTGTCTTCAACCGTTTGACTGGGAAGCCTAATCCACCCTGAAATCATCTAATTAACTTAACAAATTCTTATATTAGAAGATCAGGAGGTAAGTCCTGTTGTGGAAATTCTTGCGAGCCATCAATGAAGTGCTTTTTAGATTTGTTGTTCTCTTTATCGAGTATTAGGCTGTAGAAAGAGGCCTAATAACAGTATCAACGCATACATATATATACAAATATATATGTTTCTCTATCTAGTATCATACGTGCTGAATCTTGTATTGCAACAGAGGAACCTTATGTGCTGAATCTTGGATCCATTGCCCTTATTTCCCGCTTGCCCTTTGGTTTTTCCCCACATAACAGCATAAAACCAGCTGCAATAGCATGAAAAATTGCAGCTATTGAtcaaaaaagaagaagaggaggaaccCTTGCAGGGAAAATAAAAAGAGTGTTTACCATCCAATATAAAGAGCATCTGCCAGAAAGATGATACCCATGAGTGCAGCAGCAATTATCCCTAAAGGCTTGAACGTAGAAACAAAGAAAGGTCCACTCGTTCTCACACATAATTTAGTCATGTCAGCCGAATTGTACAGTCCCAACTTCTGCCTACATGTTTGAAACCCAAAATCTTTTTAACCGAGACTACAACAACTGATATGTAGAGGGAAAAATCTAAGCACGAGCATAATATATATCATAATCACCTGGGAAACTTTCGCATCCTCATATCAATCCATTTTGTCCTGCAGCTGGCTCTATAAATCACCGTGGCCACTTTATTCTTGATCACTTTATGGCgatttttttttctaatcaaacgcaaaacattcattgatgaaaACAAAAGATTACAACCTATCTTCAGATGGCAATTCACATAACTTATCCGGAGGATTTGAGCACCACCCTGGAAACAGGTCCCCGGATCTAACAGAACTGCAAACCATGGAATCGAGCCATGCATAGCTAAAATCGTTTGAGATCAGATTCAATACAGCAATCAGATTGGCGATGCAATTCCAATATTATTAATTCAAAACTTAATAATAACTTAACAAACTGCTTGATGGTTATAATTTCTGTTAATTGTTTCAATATGAATGGCACCTAAATTAGAGCTATAAAAGCATCCAGGTGGGAAAGAGTGAAGGGACAGCAACCCAGCTAAAAGATAACTTATAGAATATTTTTAAGGCGTTGATTTCTGTGGGGTAC harbors:
- the LOC110647302 gene encoding 2-hydroxyisoflavanone dehydratase produces the protein MESADNEVAHEFRFFRVYKDGRIHMFMPTCETIPPFDDPASGVQSKDVTISTQPSVSVRIFLPKLQNPNQKLPLLFYIHGGGFSMMSAFSPAYHSYCAALAAEANVLVVSVEYGLFPTRPIPACYEDSWAALQWVASHVNRNGPEQWLNDHANFAQVFIGGDSAGGNISHTSAFRVGTIGLPAGVKVVGLILVHPYFGGTEDDEMWLYMCPDNRGLDDPRMNPPVEDIGRLGCERVLIFVAEKDHLNPVGKNYHEKLKKSGWKGSFELVENEKEEHCFHIRYPNHDKASELMRKFVSFLKQE
- the LOC110647308 gene encoding WAT1-related protein At5g40240, with protein sequence MVVAKVAISRGMNKNVLVFYSFALSTLLLLPCALILDRSNRDSFTFSTLSKIFLLALFGFVSLTCTYAGLECGSPMLGSAMLNLIPAFTFILAIIFRCFRMEKLDWRSTTSLAKSLGAIVSLTGAFIMTFYKGPPIMKTSSVTILGGLLFAAEALLSSAWYILQALILKKFTAVLTIMFYLCFFGTMLSALYSLIVVEDSGAWQLKLDMGLFSTSYSAVVSIVFRSSLCAWCLSKTGPVYVSVFKSLGIIFALIMDVIFLGEVLRLGIFIGASITVTGFYAVMWGKAKEDDYMNSETGVGSFRSSKEKVPLLQARGGSPPPPPPSPNDYVSCGNEGMVVDKYDGVNE
- the LOC110647305 gene encoding pentatricopeptide repeat-containing protein At4g01400, mitochondrial-like — its product is MRFWKVEGRFLWVAFLVLAFGPYATSEQVARWLLPSPVEARMHQSFLRSSKTAITVTRFAISQEAQSLFFHSSSAHHRQQQQQEQKGEKQKQQKLKQESSNSIDISKSPIGSPSRVQKLIASQSDPFLAKEIFDFASRQPNFQHSYSSYLVLILKLGRSKYFSFIDDLLVDLKSKHYPVTSTLFSYIIKIYGEANLPDKVLKTFYKMLEFNFKPLPKHLNRILEFLVSHRNYIKTALDLFNNAHRYGVSPNTKSYNILMRAFCLSGELSIAYKMFNQMFKRDVLPDVESYRILMQGLCRKSQVNGAVDLLEDMLNKGFVPDTL